The Coleofasciculus sp. FACHB-1120 region CTCCGTGAGACAGTTCATAGAGTTGGCGGTAAACATACCGGAGCAAGAGCCACAGGTCGGGCAGGCGGAACGCTCATACTCTTCGACCACCTCATCGCTGATCCGGTCGTTCGCGGCAGCCACCATCGCGTCCACTAGGTCTAGTTTGTGCTCCGAGAGCTTGGTCTTGCCAGCTTCCATCGGTCCGCCGGAGACGAATACGGCGGGAATATTAAGACGCAGAGCTGCCATCAACATTCCCGGGGTGATTTTGTCACAGTTAGAAATGCAGACCAGGGCATCGGCACAATGGGCGTTGACCATGTACTCAACCGAATCGGCAATAATCTCGCGCGAGGGCAGACTGTAGAGCATCCCATCATGACCCATAGCGATGCCGTCATCCACGGCGATGGTGTTGAATTCTTTGGCGACACCACCAGCGGCTTCAATCTCACGGCACACCAGTTGTCCCAGATCCTTTAAGTGGACGTGACCGGGTACAAATTGAGTAAAGGAGTTAGCAACTGCAATGATTGGCTTCTCAAAATCCTCAGTGTGCATTCCGGTGGCGCGCCAGAGCGCGCGGGCACCGGCCATATTGCGTCCTTGAGTGGAGGTTTTGGAGCGATAGGTCGGCATGGCGTATCCTATTCGTCTAAGGGTTCTTAATAGTCTAGACTTTATGGTTACGTCGCAAAAACTTCTCAGTGACAAACGCTCTGTGTCAATCTTGTTGACTTAAGCGATCAGTCCAAGTGCTGCTGTCCCAAGAGAACCTTTATCCCTACGATATAGGGGAGATAAGAATTATATCAATTTAAAAGTTTAACGACATTGGTTTAATAACAGGAAAAATAATTTGTTATTCGACAGCAATTTGAGGGCTAGTGAGACTGATAACGGTAATATGACGGCTTACAAGACACCAGCATTACAGATTCCGAGCGCTTGGAAAAGGCACTTCAATCTGTCTCGTAAACAGCCGTTTGTGTAACCTGTTTTAATCATTATTTTGGGATATATAAATTTCAGTATGGTCAAAGCAGCAAAGCGAGGCGCTAGCCTATAATTACGCCTGACATTGCCATAAAGCAACTCTTGGTAAGAGCATTACTTCAAGCTTGCAGGATCGGTAACTCGTTCACCAAGAGTCTAGCAGGGACAGGTTCGTTACCTCCCAAATGATCTTGAGAAATTGACGTAAAACAATAGACGAATTTTCCTGTCGCCAAACAACAGCAATCTGCCGGTTTAGGGCTGCATTTTCGAGCGCTCGATAAACGACTCCCTCACGGTGTAACGTTTGAACATGGTTGGGTAAGATCGATATGCCAACCCCTGCGGCAACTAAGCTGAGCAGCGCGACAACTCCAGTTGCTGTAACAGTTTGATTGATTTTCGGTTCAAAACCCGCCTCCCGACAAAGAGTGACAACTTTTTCATAGAAAGGCAATACATCAAGGGAAGGTAAGATAATCGCCTCCTCTGCCAGTGCTTTTAGAGAAATTGTCATTTGGTTAGCAAGAGCATGGGTGATTGGCAGCGCAACAATAAAATATTCTTCAAGAATGGGTTGAAAGCTCAAAGTGGGATCGTTCTGCTCAAAGCTAGGAGAACGAGAAAATATCACGTCTAATTGATGGTTCTTGAGCATCTGTAGTTGAATATCCTGCACGATCGTGCATTCGTGCAATTCTAGCTCCACCATTGGAAATCGTTGCCGAAACTCTTGCACGATCTCCGGCAGGATTGTGTTGGCAATTGAATTGTTCATGCCGACGATCAAACGCCCTATTTCACCCTGACTGGCTTGTCTTGCACGAGAAACCGCTCGCTCGAGATGAATTAATGCTTGCTGCGCTTCTATCAGGAAAGCTTGACCCGCTTCAGTTAGCTCAAGCGGACGTTTGCTGCGATCGAAAAGTTTTACTGGCAATGTTTTTTGATTGATACTCAGCAATTCTTCAAGCGCCTGAATTCTCTGGCTGAGGGGAGGTTGCTTAATTCCTAAACGCTTTGCTGCCGCGCTGAAGTTGTTGTCAGCCTGCACCACTGCAATGAAGTAGCAAATCTGTCGAAGCTCAAATTGGCTAAGATGCTGGAACTCCATATCTATCCTTACTATATTCTCAAGCATATTTTGATATGCACTTACATGCTCATAGCATATAAAGACTGGCTGTTCGGAACATATAACGCATCCGGTTCAAGTCCTGTAACTTTAACTTCTGTGGCAAGACAAGGCCGACGCTGAAGGAGAATTTTATGAAGGTAAATTCAACGCTCGCCACTACATCCAGCCGTCTAAATCGGGAAAAATTACCGCCTGAAGTCGAAGCGCAAAAGCAGGCAATAACTGAAAGAACGGTCGCCTATTGTAACGAATCGCTTGATCGCAGCCGTTTTTTCAGCCTGCTTCAAGACGGAGAAATCACCCCGTCCATCATGCAATATGCCTTCCTCCAGTACCAACTTTGGCGGGATCGTCTGCATCAGTGGTTTGGATTATGCATCGTCAAAGCCGGAAGTTGCACTGACCCAGATCAGAAAGCAGCAATCATGTCCCTAGCCGATCACACATTCACAGACTTGCAGGATGGTCATAGTGAGATGTATTTAGAATTTCTCCACGATCTAGGACTTGGCGATCCTGAAATTAAGGCATCTCGTCGGAGCGCAGCTACAGTATCGTATGAGCGCTCATTCTTTGACGACTTTGGTTATGGAACAAATAACTTTTACGAAGCCCTTGCAACCCTGAGCGGACGAGAGCTATGCGTGGCAGTACGCAATGAAAGAATTCTCCAGTATTATTTCGATGCTCGCAGCATGAAGCATCCAACCTGGCTAGCATTGCACGCAGAATTAGAAGTTGAGCATTTTCATGATGCGATTCGTCCGGCAGTGACACGATACACAGGGAATTCAGCGAAGATTGCCGAGCTGATGAAGGCAGTCGAGCAGGGGATCAACCGACATGTGCAATATTTCGAGGAGATGCTGCATGAATACGAATCCCGGTAGTTCTACGAAAATCTTAAAAAGGTAATGATGAACTGTAGGTATTAACAAAGTATTAGGTTGCACCAATACGACTCTCCAATGATTTCGAGAATGCCAACATTATTCAATTGGGTATTGAATAATAGATTATTTGTCATCATTTTCCGACGAACTGCATTGCGTTCTGATGTCGGCTACATTTGATTGATTGTGTCGTGCTTATTCCTGCACTGACAGCAGATTGCGGGGCACTAGGGCACCAAGGACAATTGCCACCAAGATTAATGCTGGAACATCGCCTAAGAGATGTCCACGTTCCGCAGAATCAATTATTGCGTGTACTGCCATGATCAGGCCATGAACAACACTCGACCAGATAGTGAACCAGATTAAACTCAGATGCGCTTCAGGTTTTCGAGAAGCCCATAGTAAAAAGACACCGAGCGTAGCATAAATGCCAACGATCATCTGTTCGTATTCAGATTGACCTGGTTGCCATGACCAACCCGATGACCAGATTTTCATCAACGGATAGACAAGGAGAAAAGCAGTTCCAACAACAACAAGGGCGATTTGCAAGTACCGATGCCGCTTATCCATGACTCCAATCTCCGATTCTTTTTCAGGTAGTTTCTACTTCTATAAACTTGTCAGCGTTAGTCGGGGAGCTTATGCGGATTTTACAAAATTTTATACTTAGATAAGTGATGAGCTTGATGGGTGCGAGTTGTATGGCT contains the following coding sequences:
- a CDS encoding iron-containing redox enzyme family protein, with the protein product MKVNSTLATTSSRLNREKLPPEVEAQKQAITERTVAYCNESLDRSRFFSLLQDGEITPSIMQYAFLQYQLWRDRLHQWFGLCIVKAGSCTDPDQKAAIMSLADHTFTDLQDGHSEMYLEFLHDLGLGDPEIKASRRSAATVSYERSFFDDFGYGTNNFYEALATLSGRELCVAVRNERILQYYFDARSMKHPTWLALHAELEVEHFHDAIRPAVTRYTGNSAKIAELMKAVEQGINRHVQYFEEMLHEYESR
- a CDS encoding DUF6632 domain-containing protein, giving the protein MDKRHRYLQIALVVVGTAFLLVYPLMKIWSSGWSWQPGQSEYEQMIVGIYATLGVFLLWASRKPEAHLSLIWFTIWSSVVHGLIMAVHAIIDSAERGHLLGDVPALILVAIVLGALVPRNLLSVQE
- a CDS encoding LysR family transcriptional regulator, with the protein product MLENIVRIDMEFQHLSQFELRQICYFIAVVQADNNFSAAAKRLGIKQPPLSQRIQALEELLSINQKTLPVKLFDRSKRPLELTEAGQAFLIEAQQALIHLERAVSRARQASQGEIGRLIVGMNNSIANTILPEIVQEFRQRFPMVELELHECTIVQDIQLQMLKNHQLDVIFSRSPSFEQNDPTLSFQPILEEYFIVALPITHALANQMTISLKALAEEAIILPSLDVLPFYEKVVTLCREAGFEPKINQTVTATGVVALLSLVAAGVGISILPNHVQTLHREGVVYRALENAALNRQIAVVWRQENSSIVLRQFLKIIWEVTNLSLLDSW